One region of Mus musculus strain C57BL/6J chromosome 15, GRCm38.p6 C57BL/6J genomic DNA includes:
- the Fam118a gene encoding protein FAM118A isoform 7 (isoform 7 is encoded by transcript variant 8) yields the protein MSRQDSQMESVEKTTNRSEQKCRKFLKSLIRKQPQDLLLVIGTGVSAAVAPGIRALCSWRSCIEAVIEAAEQLEVLHPGDVAEFRRKVMKDRDLLVVAHDLIRKMSPRTGDTKPNFFQDCLMEVFDSLEQHIQNPVVLRSILSLMDRGTMVLTTNYDNLLEIFGQQQSKPMESLDLKDKTKVLQWARGHIKYGVLHIHGLYTDPCGMVLDPSGYKDVTQDPEVMEVLQNLYRTKSFLFVGCGETLRDQIFQALFLYSVPNKVDLEHYMVVLKENEDHFFKHQADMLLHGIKVVSYGDCFDLFPGYVQDLATQICKQRSPDAERVDSTTLLGNACQDCAKRKLEENGIEVTKKVRQSDTDDAGGS from the exons ATGTCCAGACAG GATTCACAGATGGAGTCAGTGGAAAAGACCACGAACAGAAGTGAGCAGAAATGCAG AAAGTTTTTAAAGAGCCTCATTAGAAAGCAACCCCAGGACCTGCTCTTGGTCATTGGGACTGGCGTGAGCGCAGCTGTGGCCCCAGGCATCCGAGCGCTCTGCTCTTGGAGGAGCTGCATTGAGGCGGTCATCGAGGCTGCGGAGCAGCTGGAGGTTCTGCACCCTGGCGACGTTGCTGAGTTCCGGAGGAAGGTGATGAAGGATCGGGACCTGCTGGTTGTGGCCCATGATCTGATCCGGAAGATGTCACCT CGCACAGGCGACACCAAGCCCAACTTCTTCCAGGATTGCCTGATGGAGGTGTTTGACAGCTTGGAGCAGCACATTCAGAACCCGGTGGTGCTGCGGTCCATCCTCAGCCTGATGGACAGGGGCACCATGGTGCTGACCACCAACTACGACAACCTGCTGGAGATCTTCGGGCAGCAGCAGAGCAAGCCCATGGAGTCCTTGGACTTGAAGGATAAGACGAAG GTTCTTCAGTGGGCAAGAGGCCATATTAAGTATGGAGTTCTTCATATTCATGGTTTGTACACGGACCCCTGTGGGATGGTGCTGGATCCATCGGGCTATAAAGATGTCACTCAAGATCCGGAAGTCATG GAAGTCCTGCAAAATCTCTACCGAACCAAGTCATTCCTGTTCGTGGGCTGTGGCGAGACACTTCGGGACCAGATATTCCAGGCGCTCTTCTTGTACTCCGTGCCAAATAAGGTGGACTTGGAGCACTACATGGTAGTGCTCAAGGAAAACGAAGACCATTTCTTTAAGCATCAGGCAGATATGCTTTTGCATGGAATTAAAGTGGTGTCCTACGGGGACTGTTTTGACCTTTTCCCGGGATATGTGCAAGACCTTGCCACTCAGATCTGCAAGCAGCGAAGTCCAG ATGCTGAGCGAGTGGACAGCACCACCTTACTGG gtaaTGCATGTCAGGACTGTGCAAAGAGGAAGTTGGAAGAGAATGGAATTGAAGTCACAAAAAAAGTTAGACAGTCAGATACTG ATGATGCTGGAGGGTCTTGa
- the Fam118a gene encoding protein FAM118A isoform 6 (isoform 6 is encoded by transcript variant 7), whose product MSRQDSQMESVEKTTNRSEQKCRKFLKSLIRKQPQDLLLVIGTGVSAAVAPGIRALCSWRSCIEAVIEAAEQLEVLHPGDVAEFRRKVMKDRDLLVVAHDLIRKMSPRTGDTKPNFFQDCLMEVFDSLEQHIQNPVVLRSILSLMDRGTMVLTTNYDNLLEIFGQQQSKPMESLDLKDKTKVLQWARGHIKYGVLHIHGLYTDPCGMVLDPSGYKDVTQDPEVMEVLQNLYRTKSFLFVGCGETLRDQIFQALFLYSVPNKVDLEHYMVVLKENEDHFFKHQADMLLHGIKVVSYGDCFDLFPGYVQDLATQICKQRSPDAERVDSTTLLGNACQDCAKRKLEENGIEVTKKVRQSDTADDAGGS is encoded by the exons ATGTCCAGACAG GATTCACAGATGGAGTCAGTGGAAAAGACCACGAACAGAAGTGAGCAGAAATGCAG AAAGTTTTTAAAGAGCCTCATTAGAAAGCAACCCCAGGACCTGCTCTTGGTCATTGGGACTGGCGTGAGCGCAGCTGTGGCCCCAGGCATCCGAGCGCTCTGCTCTTGGAGGAGCTGCATTGAGGCGGTCATCGAGGCTGCGGAGCAGCTGGAGGTTCTGCACCCTGGCGACGTTGCTGAGTTCCGGAGGAAGGTGATGAAGGATCGGGACCTGCTGGTTGTGGCCCATGATCTGATCCGGAAGATGTCACCT CGCACAGGCGACACCAAGCCCAACTTCTTCCAGGATTGCCTGATGGAGGTGTTTGACAGCTTGGAGCAGCACATTCAGAACCCGGTGGTGCTGCGGTCCATCCTCAGCCTGATGGACAGGGGCACCATGGTGCTGACCACCAACTACGACAACCTGCTGGAGATCTTCGGGCAGCAGCAGAGCAAGCCCATGGAGTCCTTGGACTTGAAGGATAAGACGAAG GTTCTTCAGTGGGCAAGAGGCCATATTAAGTATGGAGTTCTTCATATTCATGGTTTGTACACGGACCCCTGTGGGATGGTGCTGGATCCATCGGGCTATAAAGATGTCACTCAAGATCCGGAAGTCATG GAAGTCCTGCAAAATCTCTACCGAACCAAGTCATTCCTGTTCGTGGGCTGTGGCGAGACACTTCGGGACCAGATATTCCAGGCGCTCTTCTTGTACTCCGTGCCAAATAAGGTGGACTTGGAGCACTACATGGTAGTGCTCAAGGAAAACGAAGACCATTTCTTTAAGCATCAGGCAGATATGCTTTTGCATGGAATTAAAGTGGTGTCCTACGGGGACTGTTTTGACCTTTTCCCGGGATATGTGCAAGACCTTGCCACTCAGATCTGCAAGCAGCGAAGTCCAG ATGCTGAGCGAGTGGACAGCACCACCTTACTGG gtaaTGCATGTCAGGACTGTGCAAAGAGGAAGTTGGAAGAGAATGGAATTGAAGTCACAAAAAAAGTTAGACAGTCAGATACTG CAGATGATGCTGGAGGGTCTTGa
- the Fam118a gene encoding protein FAM118A isoform 1 (isoform 1 is encoded by transcript variant 1), which produces MESVEKTTNRSEQKCRKFLKSLIRKQPQDLLLVIGTGVSAAVAPGIRALCSWRSCIEAVIEAAEQLEVLHPGDVAEFRRKVMKDRDLLVVAHDLIRKMSPRTGDTKPNFFQDCLMEVFDSLEQHIQNPVVLRSILSLMDRGTMVLTTNYDNLLEIFGQQQSKPMESLDLKDKTKVLQWARGHIKYGVLHIHGLYTDPCGMVLDPSGYKDVTQDPEVMEVLQNLYRTKSFLFVGCGETLRDQIFQALFLYSVPNKVDLEHYMVVLKENEDHFFKHQADMLLHGIKVVSYGDCFDLFPGYVQDLATQICKQRSPDAERVDSTTLLGNACQDCAKRKLEENGIEVTKKVRQSDTAPAFNIPNVKRLDTG; this is translated from the exons ATGGAGTCAGTGGAAAAGACCACGAACAGAAGTGAGCAGAAATGCAG AAAGTTTTTAAAGAGCCTCATTAGAAAGCAACCCCAGGACCTGCTCTTGGTCATTGGGACTGGCGTGAGCGCAGCTGTGGCCCCAGGCATCCGAGCGCTCTGCTCTTGGAGGAGCTGCATTGAGGCGGTCATCGAGGCTGCGGAGCAGCTGGAGGTTCTGCACCCTGGCGACGTTGCTGAGTTCCGGAGGAAGGTGATGAAGGATCGGGACCTGCTGGTTGTGGCCCATGATCTGATCCGGAAGATGTCACCT CGCACAGGCGACACCAAGCCCAACTTCTTCCAGGATTGCCTGATGGAGGTGTTTGACAGCTTGGAGCAGCACATTCAGAACCCGGTGGTGCTGCGGTCCATCCTCAGCCTGATGGACAGGGGCACCATGGTGCTGACCACCAACTACGACAACCTGCTGGAGATCTTCGGGCAGCAGCAGAGCAAGCCCATGGAGTCCTTGGACTTGAAGGATAAGACGAAG GTTCTTCAGTGGGCAAGAGGCCATATTAAGTATGGAGTTCTTCATATTCATGGTTTGTACACGGACCCCTGTGGGATGGTGCTGGATCCATCGGGCTATAAAGATGTCACTCAAGATCCGGAAGTCATG GAAGTCCTGCAAAATCTCTACCGAACCAAGTCATTCCTGTTCGTGGGCTGTGGCGAGACACTTCGGGACCAGATATTCCAGGCGCTCTTCTTGTACTCCGTGCCAAATAAGGTGGACTTGGAGCACTACATGGTAGTGCTCAAGGAAAACGAAGACCATTTCTTTAAGCATCAGGCAGATATGCTTTTGCATGGAATTAAAGTGGTGTCCTACGGGGACTGTTTTGACCTTTTCCCGGGATATGTGCAAGACCTTGCCACTCAGATCTGCAAGCAGCGAAGTCCAG ATGCTGAGCGAGTGGACAGCACCACCTTACTGG gtaaTGCATGTCAGGACTGTGCAAAGAGGAAGTTGGAAGAGAATGGAATTGAAGTCACAAAAAAAGTTAGACAGTCAGATACTG CACCAGCTTTTAACATTCCCAATGTAAAGCGTCTAGATACAGGGTAA
- the Fam118a gene encoding protein FAM118A isoform 3 (isoform 3 is encoded by transcript variant 4), translated as MESVEKTTNRSEQKCRKFLKSLIRKQPQDLLLVIGTGVSAAVAPGIRALCSWRSCIEAVIEAAEQLEVLHPGDVAEFRRKVMKDRDLLVVAHDLIRKMSPRTGDTKPNFFQDCLMEVFDSLEQHIQNPVVLRSILSLMDRGTMVLTTNYDNLLEIFGQQQSKPMESLDLKDKTKVLQWARGHIKYGVLHIHGLYTDPCGMVLDPSGYKDVTQDPEVMEVLQNLYRTKSFLFVGCGETLRDQIFQALFLYSVPNKVDLEHYMVVLKENEDHFFKHQADMLLHGIKVVSYGDCFDLFPGYVQDLATQICKQRSPDAERVDSTTLLGNACQDCAKRKLEENGIEVTKKVRQSDTADDAGGS; from the exons ATGGAGTCAGTGGAAAAGACCACGAACAGAAGTGAGCAGAAATGCAG AAAGTTTTTAAAGAGCCTCATTAGAAAGCAACCCCAGGACCTGCTCTTGGTCATTGGGACTGGCGTGAGCGCAGCTGTGGCCCCAGGCATCCGAGCGCTCTGCTCTTGGAGGAGCTGCATTGAGGCGGTCATCGAGGCTGCGGAGCAGCTGGAGGTTCTGCACCCTGGCGACGTTGCTGAGTTCCGGAGGAAGGTGATGAAGGATCGGGACCTGCTGGTTGTGGCCCATGATCTGATCCGGAAGATGTCACCT CGCACAGGCGACACCAAGCCCAACTTCTTCCAGGATTGCCTGATGGAGGTGTTTGACAGCTTGGAGCAGCACATTCAGAACCCGGTGGTGCTGCGGTCCATCCTCAGCCTGATGGACAGGGGCACCATGGTGCTGACCACCAACTACGACAACCTGCTGGAGATCTTCGGGCAGCAGCAGAGCAAGCCCATGGAGTCCTTGGACTTGAAGGATAAGACGAAG GTTCTTCAGTGGGCAAGAGGCCATATTAAGTATGGAGTTCTTCATATTCATGGTTTGTACACGGACCCCTGTGGGATGGTGCTGGATCCATCGGGCTATAAAGATGTCACTCAAGATCCGGAAGTCATG GAAGTCCTGCAAAATCTCTACCGAACCAAGTCATTCCTGTTCGTGGGCTGTGGCGAGACACTTCGGGACCAGATATTCCAGGCGCTCTTCTTGTACTCCGTGCCAAATAAGGTGGACTTGGAGCACTACATGGTAGTGCTCAAGGAAAACGAAGACCATTTCTTTAAGCATCAGGCAGATATGCTTTTGCATGGAATTAAAGTGGTGTCCTACGGGGACTGTTTTGACCTTTTCCCGGGATATGTGCAAGACCTTGCCACTCAGATCTGCAAGCAGCGAAGTCCAG ATGCTGAGCGAGTGGACAGCACCACCTTACTGG gtaaTGCATGTCAGGACTGTGCAAAGAGGAAGTTGGAAGAGAATGGAATTGAAGTCACAAAAAAAGTTAGACAGTCAGATACTG CAGATGATGCTGGAGGGTCTTGa
- the Fam118a gene encoding protein FAM118A isoform 2 (isoform 2 is encoded by transcript variant 2) gives MESVEKTTNRSEQKCRKFLKSLIRKQPQDLLLVIGTGVSAAVAPGIRALCSWRSCIEAVIEAAEQLEVLHPGDVAEFRRKVMKDRDLLVVAHDLIRKMSPRTGDTKPNFFQDCLMEVFDSLEQHIQNPVVLRSILSLMDRGTMVLTTNYDNLLEIFGQQQSKPMESLDLKDKTKVLQWARGHIKYGVLHIHGLYTDPCGMVLDPSGYKDVTQDPEVMEVLQNLYRTKSFLFVGCGETLRDQIFQALFLYSVPNKVDLEHYMVVLKENEDHFFKHQADMLLHGIKVVSYGDCFDLFPGYVQDLATQICKQRSPDAERVDSTTLLGNACQDCAKRKLEENGIEVTKKVRQSDTDDAGGS, from the exons ATGGAGTCAGTGGAAAAGACCACGAACAGAAGTGAGCAGAAATGCAG AAAGTTTTTAAAGAGCCTCATTAGAAAGCAACCCCAGGACCTGCTCTTGGTCATTGGGACTGGCGTGAGCGCAGCTGTGGCCCCAGGCATCCGAGCGCTCTGCTCTTGGAGGAGCTGCATTGAGGCGGTCATCGAGGCTGCGGAGCAGCTGGAGGTTCTGCACCCTGGCGACGTTGCTGAGTTCCGGAGGAAGGTGATGAAGGATCGGGACCTGCTGGTTGTGGCCCATGATCTGATCCGGAAGATGTCACCT CGCACAGGCGACACCAAGCCCAACTTCTTCCAGGATTGCCTGATGGAGGTGTTTGACAGCTTGGAGCAGCACATTCAGAACCCGGTGGTGCTGCGGTCCATCCTCAGCCTGATGGACAGGGGCACCATGGTGCTGACCACCAACTACGACAACCTGCTGGAGATCTTCGGGCAGCAGCAGAGCAAGCCCATGGAGTCCTTGGACTTGAAGGATAAGACGAAG GTTCTTCAGTGGGCAAGAGGCCATATTAAGTATGGAGTTCTTCATATTCATGGTTTGTACACGGACCCCTGTGGGATGGTGCTGGATCCATCGGGCTATAAAGATGTCACTCAAGATCCGGAAGTCATG GAAGTCCTGCAAAATCTCTACCGAACCAAGTCATTCCTGTTCGTGGGCTGTGGCGAGACACTTCGGGACCAGATATTCCAGGCGCTCTTCTTGTACTCCGTGCCAAATAAGGTGGACTTGGAGCACTACATGGTAGTGCTCAAGGAAAACGAAGACCATTTCTTTAAGCATCAGGCAGATATGCTTTTGCATGGAATTAAAGTGGTGTCCTACGGGGACTGTTTTGACCTTTTCCCGGGATATGTGCAAGACCTTGCCACTCAGATCTGCAAGCAGCGAAGTCCAG ATGCTGAGCGAGTGGACAGCACCACCTTACTGG gtaaTGCATGTCAGGACTGTGCAAAGAGGAAGTTGGAAGAGAATGGAATTGAAGTCACAAAAAAAGTTAGACAGTCAGATACTG ATGATGCTGGAGGGTCTTGa
- the Fam118a gene encoding protein FAM118A isoform 5 (isoform 5 is encoded by transcript variant 5), whose amino-acid sequence MESVEKTTNRSEQKCRKFLKSLIRKQPQDLLLVIGTGVSAAVAPGIRALCSWRSCIEAVIEAAEQLEVLHPGDVAEFRRKVMKDRDLLVVAHDLIRKMSPRTGDTKPNFFQDCLMEVFDSLEQHIQNPVVLRSILSLMDRGTMVLTTNYDNLLEIFGQQQSKPMESLDLKDKTKVLQWARGHIKYGVLHIHGLYTDPCGMVLDPSGYKDVTQDPEVMEVLQNLYRTKSFLFVGCGETLRDQIFQALFLYSVPNKVDLEHYMVVLKENEDHFFKHQADMLLHGIKVVSYGDCFDLFPGYVQDLATQICKQRSPDAERVDSTTLLGNACQDCAKRKLEENGIEVTKKVRQSDTDGAESEEESSCSSQSRS is encoded by the exons ATGGAGTCAGTGGAAAAGACCACGAACAGAAGTGAGCAGAAATGCAG AAAGTTTTTAAAGAGCCTCATTAGAAAGCAACCCCAGGACCTGCTCTTGGTCATTGGGACTGGCGTGAGCGCAGCTGTGGCCCCAGGCATCCGAGCGCTCTGCTCTTGGAGGAGCTGCATTGAGGCGGTCATCGAGGCTGCGGAGCAGCTGGAGGTTCTGCACCCTGGCGACGTTGCTGAGTTCCGGAGGAAGGTGATGAAGGATCGGGACCTGCTGGTTGTGGCCCATGATCTGATCCGGAAGATGTCACCT CGCACAGGCGACACCAAGCCCAACTTCTTCCAGGATTGCCTGATGGAGGTGTTTGACAGCTTGGAGCAGCACATTCAGAACCCGGTGGTGCTGCGGTCCATCCTCAGCCTGATGGACAGGGGCACCATGGTGCTGACCACCAACTACGACAACCTGCTGGAGATCTTCGGGCAGCAGCAGAGCAAGCCCATGGAGTCCTTGGACTTGAAGGATAAGACGAAG GTTCTTCAGTGGGCAAGAGGCCATATTAAGTATGGAGTTCTTCATATTCATGGTTTGTACACGGACCCCTGTGGGATGGTGCTGGATCCATCGGGCTATAAAGATGTCACTCAAGATCCGGAAGTCATG GAAGTCCTGCAAAATCTCTACCGAACCAAGTCATTCCTGTTCGTGGGCTGTGGCGAGACACTTCGGGACCAGATATTCCAGGCGCTCTTCTTGTACTCCGTGCCAAATAAGGTGGACTTGGAGCACTACATGGTAGTGCTCAAGGAAAACGAAGACCATTTCTTTAAGCATCAGGCAGATATGCTTTTGCATGGAATTAAAGTGGTGTCCTACGGGGACTGTTTTGACCTTTTCCCGGGATATGTGCAAGACCTTGCCACTCAGATCTGCAAGCAGCGAAGTCCAG ATGCTGAGCGAGTGGACAGCACCACCTTACTGG gtaaTGCATGTCAGGACTGTGCAAAGAGGAAGTTGGAAGAGAATGGAATTGAAGTCACAAAAAAAGTTAGACAGTCAGATACTG
- the Fam118a gene encoding protein FAM118A isoform 7 (isoform 7 is encoded by transcript variant 9): MESVEKTTNRSEQKCRKFLKSLIRKQPQDLLLVIGTGVSAAVAPGIRALCSWRSCIEAVIEAAEQLEVLHPGDVAEFRRKVMKDRDLLVVAHDLIRKMSPRTGDTKPNFFQDCLMEVFDSLEQHIQNPVVLRSILSLMDRGTMVLTTNYDNLLEIFGQQQSKPMESLDLKDKTKVLQWARGHIKYGVLHIHGLYTDPCGMVLDPSGYKDVTQDPEVMEVLQNLYRTKSFLFVGCGETLRDQIFQALFLYSVPNKVDLEHYMVVLKENEDHFFKHQADMLLHGIKVVSYGDCFDLFPGYVQDLATQICKQRSPDAERVDSTTLLGNACQDCAKRKLEENGIEVTKKVRQSDTGRYCLFSWELCGL, translated from the exons ATGGAGTCAGTGGAAAAGACCACGAACAGAAGTGAGCAGAAATGCAG AAAGTTTTTAAAGAGCCTCATTAGAAAGCAACCCCAGGACCTGCTCTTGGTCATTGGGACTGGCGTGAGCGCAGCTGTGGCCCCAGGCATCCGAGCGCTCTGCTCTTGGAGGAGCTGCATTGAGGCGGTCATCGAGGCTGCGGAGCAGCTGGAGGTTCTGCACCCTGGCGACGTTGCTGAGTTCCGGAGGAAGGTGATGAAGGATCGGGACCTGCTGGTTGTGGCCCATGATCTGATCCGGAAGATGTCACCT CGCACAGGCGACACCAAGCCCAACTTCTTCCAGGATTGCCTGATGGAGGTGTTTGACAGCTTGGAGCAGCACATTCAGAACCCGGTGGTGCTGCGGTCCATCCTCAGCCTGATGGACAGGGGCACCATGGTGCTGACCACCAACTACGACAACCTGCTGGAGATCTTCGGGCAGCAGCAGAGCAAGCCCATGGAGTCCTTGGACTTGAAGGATAAGACGAAG GTTCTTCAGTGGGCAAGAGGCCATATTAAGTATGGAGTTCTTCATATTCATGGTTTGTACACGGACCCCTGTGGGATGGTGCTGGATCCATCGGGCTATAAAGATGTCACTCAAGATCCGGAAGTCATG GAAGTCCTGCAAAATCTCTACCGAACCAAGTCATTCCTGTTCGTGGGCTGTGGCGAGACACTTCGGGACCAGATATTCCAGGCGCTCTTCTTGTACTCCGTGCCAAATAAGGTGGACTTGGAGCACTACATGGTAGTGCTCAAGGAAAACGAAGACCATTTCTTTAAGCATCAGGCAGATATGCTTTTGCATGGAATTAAAGTGGTGTCCTACGGGGACTGTTTTGACCTTTTCCCGGGATATGTGCAAGACCTTGCCACTCAGATCTGCAAGCAGCGAAGTCCAG ATGCTGAGCGAGTGGACAGCACCACCTTACTGG gtaaTGCATGTCAGGACTGTGCAAAGAGGAAGTTGGAAGAGAATGGAATTGAAGTCACAAAAAAAGTTAGACAGTCAGATACTGGTAggtattgtttgttttcatgggaaCTCTGTGGTCTGTAG
- the Fam118a gene encoding protein FAM118A isoform 8 (isoform 8 is encoded by transcript variant 10), whose translation MQRTGDTKPNFFQDCLMEVFDSLEQHIQNPVVLRSILSLMDRGTMVLTTNYDNLLEIFGQQQSKPMESLDLKDKTKVLQWARGHIKYGVLHIHGLYTDPCGMVLDPSGYKDVTQDPEVMEVLQNLYRTKSFLFVGCGETLRDQIFQALFLYSVPNKVDLEHYMVVLKENEDHFFKHQADMLLHGIKVVSYGDCFDLFPGYVQDLATQICKQRSPDAERVDSTTLLGNACQDCAKRKLEENGIEVTKKVRQSDTADDAGGS comes from the exons ATGCAG CGCACAGGCGACACCAAGCCCAACTTCTTCCAGGATTGCCTGATGGAGGTGTTTGACAGCTTGGAGCAGCACATTCAGAACCCGGTGGTGCTGCGGTCCATCCTCAGCCTGATGGACAGGGGCACCATGGTGCTGACCACCAACTACGACAACCTGCTGGAGATCTTCGGGCAGCAGCAGAGCAAGCCCATGGAGTCCTTGGACTTGAAGGATAAGACGAAG GTTCTTCAGTGGGCAAGAGGCCATATTAAGTATGGAGTTCTTCATATTCATGGTTTGTACACGGACCCCTGTGGGATGGTGCTGGATCCATCGGGCTATAAAGATGTCACTCAAGATCCGGAAGTCATG GAAGTCCTGCAAAATCTCTACCGAACCAAGTCATTCCTGTTCGTGGGCTGTGGCGAGACACTTCGGGACCAGATATTCCAGGCGCTCTTCTTGTACTCCGTGCCAAATAAGGTGGACTTGGAGCACTACATGGTAGTGCTCAAGGAAAACGAAGACCATTTCTTTAAGCATCAGGCAGATATGCTTTTGCATGGAATTAAAGTGGTGTCCTACGGGGACTGTTTTGACCTTTTCCCGGGATATGTGCAAGACCTTGCCACTCAGATCTGCAAGCAGCGAAGTCCAG ATGCTGAGCGAGTGGACAGCACCACCTTACTGG gtaaTGCATGTCAGGACTGTGCAAAGAGGAAGTTGGAAGAGAATGGAATTGAAGTCACAAAAAAAGTTAGACAGTCAGATACTG CAGATGATGCTGGAGGGTCTTGa